The window GAAGGCCGGGATGGCCGGCATGGTCTACGCGGCCAGGCTCATGAAGGACCTCGGCCTGCTCGACGGCCTGCAGGTCTGGATGGTGGGCTCGGTCATGGAGGAGGACTGCGACGGCCTCTGCTGGCACTACATCCTGGAAGAGGGCGTGCTGAAGCCGGAAGTCGTCGTCTCGACCGAACCGTCCGGCCTGACGCTGACCCGCGGCCAGCGCGGGCGCATGGAGATCCGCGTGACCGCCCGGGGCGTCTCCTGCCACGGCTCGGCGCCGGAGCGCGGCGACAACGCCGCCACCAAGCTCGCACCGGCCTGCGCGGCCATCGACGCCCTCAACGCGCGTCTGGCCCGCGACGATTTCCTGGGCAAGGGCAGCTGCTGCGTGACCTGGTTCGGCACCGAGGGTCCCAGCCTCTGCGCCGTCCCCGACAAGGCCGAGCTGCACATCGACCGACGCCTGACCGCCGGCGAGACCAGGGAATTCGCCGTGAGGGAGGTCGCGGAGACCCTGGCCGGCGCCGGCATCGAAGCCGAAGTGTGGATCCTGACCTACGAGGTTCCCTCCTGGACCGGCCTGGTCTACCCCATGGAGAAGTACTACCCCACCTGGACGGTGCCCGAGAGCCATCCGGCCGTGCAGGCCGGTATCGCGGCGCACCGCGACGCGCTCGGTGCGGCCCCGACCGTCTCCTGCTGGACCTTCAGCACCAACGGCGTGGCAATCAAGGGCCTGCACGACGTGCCCTGCGTCGGCTTCGGCCCCGGCGAGGAACGCCTCGCCCACGCTCCCAACGAATACGTACCAGTCGAGGACGTCGTGAAGGCCTGCGCCTTCTATGCGGCGTATCCCCGCGCCTTCATCAATACCGACCAGAGGTGACGGATGAGCATGGACCTGAAAGGCAGGCACTACATCACGGCCCGCGACTGGAGCGACGAGGAACTCGAGCACGCCCTGGCGACCGCGGCCGATCTCAAGGACAAGTTCCACCGCGACGAGCCCACGCCGCTGCTGCGCGACAAGTCGCTCTTCGCGCTGTTCTTCGAGCAGAGCACCCGCACGCGCAACTCGATGGAAGCGGGCATGACGCAGCTCGGCGGCCACGCCAACATCCTCACGC of the bacterium genome contains:
- a CDS encoding YgeY family selenium metabolism-linked hydrolase, with protein sequence MDHTEILGAARGLGEPLIRFLRDIVAIPSLSGGEEAVVRRIAAEMEAVGFDEVKFDGLGNVLGRVGDGPRVVAFDAHIDTVDVTDRDQWTCDPFAGKLEDGRVYGRGAVDQKAGMAGMVYAARLMKDLGLLDGLQVWMVGSVMEEDCDGLCWHYILEEGVLKPEVVVSTEPSGLTLTRGQRGRMEIRVTARGVSCHGSAPERGDNAATKLAPACAAIDALNARLARDDFLGKGSCCVTWFGTEGPSLCAVPDKAELHIDRRLTAGETREFAVREVAETLAGAGIEAEVWILTYEVPSWTGLVYPMEKYYPTWTVPESHPAVQAGIAAHRDALGAAPTVSCWTFSTNGVAIKGLHDVPCVGFGPGEERLAHAPNEYVPVEDVVKACAFYAAYPRAFINTDQR